A window from Rana temporaria chromosome 8, aRanTem1.1, whole genome shotgun sequence encodes these proteins:
- the LOC120909210 gene encoding histone H1A-like produces the protein MTETESAPAAAPPAEPAAKKKPAKKAAAGGAKKGSKKPSGPSVSELLLQAVAASKERSGVSLAALKKVLAAGGYDVEKNNSRLKAGIRGLVTKGSLVQVKGHGASGSFKINKKQQEGDKAKKIANKKPSAAAKSPKKPAAAKKPAKSPKKKAPSKAAKSPKKVAKSPKKAAKKPAKPAAAPAKKATKSPKKPKAAAKPKKAAKSPAKKAAKPKTAAKPKRAAPKKR, from the coding sequence ATGACAGAGACTGAAAGCGCCCCAGCCGCCGCTCCTCCAGCGGAGCCCGCCGCCAAGAAGAAGCCGGCTAAGAAAGCAGCAGCCGGAGGAGCCAAGAAAGGTAGCAAGAAGCCGTCCGGTCCCAGCGTGTCCGAGCTCCTCCTCCAAGCAGTGGCCGCTTCCAAAGAGCGCAGCGGGGTCTCCCTGGCCGCCCTCAAGAAGGTCCTGGCCGCCGGAGGATACGATGTGGAGAAGAACAACAGCCGCCTCAAGGCCGGCATCAGGGGGCTGGTGACTAAGGGGAGCCTCGTCCAGGTCAAAGGACATGGCGCCTCCGGATCCTTCAAGATCAACAAGAAGCAGCAAGAGGGCGACAAGGCCAAGAAAATCGCCAACAAGAAGCCATCGGCTGCGGCCAAGTCCCCCAAGAAACCTGCGGCAGCCAAGAAGCCGGCCAAGTCCCCCAAGAAGAAAGCCCCCAGCAAAGCGGCCAAGAGCCCCAAGAAGGTCGCCAAGAGCCCCAAGAAGGCCGCCAAGAAACCGGCAAAGCCTGCAGCTGCTCCCGCCAAGAAGGCAACAAAGAGCCCCAAAAAGCCCAAAGCTGCAGCCAAGCCGAAAAAAGCCGCCAAAAGTCCGGCTAAGAAGGCGGCTAAGCCTAAGACAGCAGCCAAGCCCAAGAGGGCCGCTCCGAAGAAGAGATAA